The DNA region AGGACTCTTAGTTAACTTTTTTAAATTAATCGCTATAGATTGTAAAGTAAACATGGATCACAGCACTTACTACAGCCATTCCCCATAAGAAAAACCAATTTCCAGAACTTGCGGCAACAGCTATTAGCGTGGTTAAAATAAGGTTTAAAATGGCATAAACCGCTTTATTTCGTCTTTGTCTTTTCTTTCTTGGTGAATCCTTTTCAATTTCATCTCGAAAAGCATCTAGGATACTATCAACTTTTTTGTCAATTAGGCCTTCTTTTGCAAGATAATCTAGCATTTGTATTTTTTGTTCATTGGAATGTCCAGAGAGTTCCCATTCCTGCATAGTTTCTGATTCTATGTGCCTTCTAACAATGTCCCGCAGGTTACTCATATTTTACCTTCATTTAGTTTTTGTTTCGCTATTTCAGCCAAATCTCTAGCAGCTGATTTAATATGAGACATTAAATGCTTTCCCAACGCGTGAGCCATATCATCAGAAACTTTATTAATTCCTTTTTCCTTTAAAAATTCCTGTATTTCTTTATCCAAGTGAAGCTTTGATATGCTAACCTCTGTAGCGTCCATGTATTTAGCGTCTTGTTTTTCATAAGGCTTCACCGGCTCAGTATTAAGTTTAAAAAGCGCCAACTGACAAATTTTTATCCCTGGAACAAGCCTTACTGGAACAGAAGTTGAATTAAACGCGACTAAGCTAACTGTTCCTCGGTAACCGGGGTTCATGTAATGAGCAGGACTAATTACTAGTCCTAAAGATTTTATGCTGAATCGCTCATAAATACGCGCGGACATATTTTCGGGAACTTTTATAAACTCATGTGTTTGAATTAAAATTGATTCTTTTGGTTGAATTG from Pueribacillus theae includes:
- the dcd gene encoding dCTP deaminase, with the protein product MLSDRELHKLAIEDGLVQPYNPEYCEGATINLTLAPLVKRYSSDEPIVLGNPITEDHYESIDISHEEFSIQPKESILIQTHEFIKVPENMSARIYERFSIKSLGLVISPAHYMNPGYRGTVSLVAFNSTSVPVRLVPGIKICQLALFKLNTEPVKPYEKQDAKYMDATEVSISKLHLDKEIQEFLKEKGINKVSDDMAHALGKHLMSHIKSAARDLAEIAKQKLNEGKI